Genomic DNA from Pedobacter africanus:
AGCAAAGGTCAGCTGCTGCTCCAGCAACGTGCAATAAACAAATACCATTCCGGGGGCAAATGGACAAATACCTGCTGCAGTCATCCCAGAAAAGGCGAAGAGACCATAACTGCGGCCAAAAGAAGATTGCAGGAAGAAATGGGGCTGACATGTGAACTCAACTATGGTTTCCATTTTATTTATCAGGCTGAATTGTTGGGCGACATTTCAGAGCATGAATATGATCATGTATTTTTCGGGACCAGCGACCAGCTTCCCGTGCCTGACCCGGCTGAAGTGGCCTCCTTTAAGTACATTGATATTGAATCCCTTAAATTGGATTTAAAAGAAAATGCAGAGACGTATACGGAATGGTTAAAAATCTGCTTTGAGCAGGTACTGGAAACTTATCCTAAAATTATTGGAAATATATAAAAACAATGGCTATTTTGTTTTTATGTTTATCCATTCTTATATTAATTTCTAACTCTAAGAAAACTCTTTATGATTATTGAACCTAGAATGCGTGGGTTTATATGCCTTACAGCACATCCAACTGGATGTGAACAAAATGTAATCAACCAGATCGAATATGTAAAATCCAAAGGTACTATTGAAGGGCCTAAAAAGGTATTGGTTATTGGTGCATCAACAGGATTTGGTCTTGCCTCCAGAATCACAAGTGCATTTGGATCGGGTGCTGCCACGATTGGTGTTTTCTTTGAAAAGCCACCTGCACCAGGAAAAACAGCTTCACCGGGCTGGTACAATACTGCTGCTTTTGAAAAGCAAGCCATTAAAGCCGGCTTGTACGCCAAAAGCATAAATGGAGATGCTTTTTCGGATGAGATTAAACAAAAAACACTTGAACTCATAAAAAAAGACCTTGGGCAGGTTGATCTGGTGATTTATAGCCTGGCCTCGCCAAAAAGGACCCATCCTAAAACAGGAGTGGTATATAGTTCTGTATTAAAGCCTATCGGTGATTCTATTTTCAGTAACAAAACAGTTGATTTTCACACCGGCATAGTCTCAGAGGTATCTATAGTTCCGGCCAATGAAGAAGAAATCGAAAACACGGTAGCTGTAATGGGGGGAGAAGACTGGGAGATGTGGATCAATGAACTGAAAGAAGCAGGGTTACTGGCTGAAGGAGCAGAAACAGTTGCTTATTCCTACATTGGTCCTGCGGTAACAGAACCTGTATACAGGAAAGGAACCATAGGCCGGGCAAAGGACCACCTGGAGTCTACAGCCTTCAGTATCACGAACAGTTTAAAAGACATTGGAGGCAAAGCTTTTGTCTCAGTAAACAAGGCGCTGGTTACCCAGGCCAGTTCAGCTATCCCCGTAATTCCTTTATATATATCATTGCTGTATAAGGTTATGAAACAAAAGGGTATTCATGAAGGCTGTATAGAGCAAATACAACGTTTATTTTCAGAAAGACTGTATAGTGGCAACGAAATACCTGTTGATCCTGAAGGACGTATCCGTATCGACGATTGGGAAATGCGCGATGATGTTCAAACAGAAGTAGCCAGGCTCTGGGCCGAAGCTACAGATGAAAGCTTACCTTTAATTGGTGATTTGCCTGGTTATAAACGGGACTTCCTGAATTTATTTGGTTTTGATGTTGCAGGTGTGGACTACGGAAAAGATACCGATGAAATGGTAGAAATACCGGGACTGGTATAAGGCAACTGAAGTATGGGCTTAAGGAAACTCTGGAAGAAACTGACGAAAGGGAAAGTACAAAGATACGGCTGGTCCGGTAATTATCAGTCCTGGCATGACGTATTGAAAAATGCCAATGGTTATGATGCCGGTGTTATTCTTGAAATAACTAAAAATGCCTTATTGAAAGTAAAAAGGGGCGAGGCAGCTTACGAAAGGGATTCGGTACTTTTTGATAAAAAAGAATATCCCTTTCCATTGTTATCCTTCCTGCTTCACAGTGCAGTTTCTAAAAAAAAGCCGCTTCATGTATTGGATTTTGGCGGATCACTGGGCAGCACCTATTACCAGATCCGGGAATTTCTGACGCCTGAAGTATGTTCAAGCTGGAGTGTAGTAGAGCAGGAACATTATGTAGTTGCCGGCAACACCCATTTTCAGGATCAGCAATTGAAGTTTTACCGCTCAATTGAAGCTTGTATGCAAGATCAGCAAATTGATTTTGTTTTACTTTCCAGCTCAGTTCAGTATCTCGAACAGCCGCATGCCTTTCTTGATAAATTGGCAACTTATAATTTTGAATTTATTCTTTTTGACAGAACAGCCTTTCATTACGGAGATAAAGACCGGCTAACATTACAAGTCGTACCTCCTGAAATTTATCCTGCATCTTATCCTTCCTGGTTCTTTAACCAGGAAGGATTTCTGAAACACTTCTCTGATCAATATCAACTGGTGGCCGATTTTTCATCCTATGTAGAAGGTGAGCCTATTCTTTACATCGACAACAAGCCGGTTGCATACAGCAAAGGCTTTTATTTTAAACATAAAAAATAGACAAGTAAACATCCGGCAGCAAGGTTTTTCTTTGTTTTGGTACTTTCTTCGTGTACATTTTACACTTTAAATCCCTGATAATAAATGCATTTTGATGGTGCTGGATTCAAAGTAATGTAATAATTTAGCGACACTTAAGACAAAACCAAATGAACATTAAGAAAGTACTTATTGCCAATCGGGGCGAAATTGCCATCCGTATTGAGCGCGCCTGTAGTGAGCTGAATATCCAGACAGTCGCGGTTTATACTTATGAGGACCGTTATTCTCTGCACCGTTACAAAGCCGATGAGGCGTATCAGATTGGAGAAGATCATGAACCACTGAAACCCTATCTGGATATGAATGCCATTATTGAAATGGCTAAATATAGCGGAGCCGATGCCATCCACCCCGGATATGGATTTTTATCTGAAAATGAAGAGTTTGCAAAAAGGTGTGCGCAAAATGGTATTGTATTTATTGGCCCCAGACCAGATGTAATGCGTGCCCTTGGTGATAAGGTAACTGCTAAAACTGTGGCAAAAGCTGCGGGCTTACCGATTATTGAGAGTAATGAACAAGAACTAAAGACAATTGAAACAGCGTTGAAAGAAGCGCATCGGATCGGTTATCCCCTGATGATCAAAGCCGCTTCTGGTGGAGGTGGAAGAGGGATGCGCATTGTACGAAACGACGAACAACTGGAAAAAGGCTTTTCGGAAGCCAGGAGTGAGGCAAAAAACGCTTTTGGCGACGATACCATATTTCTTGAAAAATTTATTGACCGCCCGCGCCACATTGAAGTCCAGATCGTAGCTGACAGTCACGGTGAGGTGGTCCATTTGTATGAACGCGATTGTTCTGTGCAACGTCGTTTTCAAAAGGTAGTAGAGTTGGCACCATCGTTAAATTTAAGTCAGCAAACCAGGGACCAGCTTTATCACTACGCTACTTCTATTGCAAAAGCAGTGCAGTACAATAATGTTGGAACGGTTGAATTTCTTATAGACCAGGCCGAGCATATTTATTTTATAGAAGTAAACCCAAGGATACAGGTTGAACATACTGTTACAGAGATGATTACCGGCATAGACCTGATCAAAACTCAATTATTTATTGCTGATGGTCATCGTCTTTCAGACGCTGAAATTGGCCTGTCCAATCAGCATAGCATCATGTGCAATGGTTTTGCCATGCAATGCAGGATTACAACTGAAGATCCTGCAAATGACTTCAAACCTGATTATGGAACACTGATCACTTACAGGAATGCGACAGGCTTCGGCATCAGATTAGACGAGGGGAGTACCTATCCCGGCATGAAAATTAGCCCCTTTTTTGACTCTATGCTTGTTAAGGTAAGCACAAGCGGGGCTACCCTGGAAGATGCCGCCAGAAAAATGAACCGGGCGCTGAGGGAATTCAGGATCAGGGGAGTTAAAAACAATGTACAGTTTCTGGAGAACCTGATCAATCACCCCACCTTTATTCAGGGAAAGGCTACTGTCAATTTCATACAGGAACATCCTGAACTTTTTGAATCTAAAAAAAGGCTTGACAGAGGTACAAGGATTCTGACCTATTTAGGAGAGGTCTCTGTAAATGGAAATCCGGATATACGGTTTGTGGACGAAAACAAAAGGCTGGAAAAGCCAGAGATACCTGCTTTTGATCATTATAGTGCTTATCCAAAAGGCACAAAAGACCTTTTAACCGAACTTGGGCCAGATGGTTTTTCCAGGTGGCTTAAAGCGGAAAAGAAAATACAATACACCGATACTACATTAAGGGATGCGCATCAATCCCTTTTGGCAACGCGTATGCGCACCTATGATATGCTTAAGGTGGCAGAGGGTTTTGCCAAACACCATCCTCAGACCTTTAGTATGGAGGCCTGGGGCGGAGCTACATTTGATGTTTGTCTGCGATTTTTACATGAAGATCCATGGAGACGCCTGGAGAAATTAAGGGCCGCTATGCCAAACATATTGATTCAAATGCTCATCAGAGGATGTAACGGTGTAGGATATGCGGCATATCCCGACAATCTGATTGAATCTTTCGTTGAAAAAAGCTGGGAAAAAGGAGTAGATATTTTCAGGATATTCGATTCCCTGAACTGGATGGAGAATATTGCCCCATGCATCGAAATGGTGCGCAAGAAGACGCAGGGACTTGCCGAAGGGGCACTGTGTTATACAGGTGATATCCTTGATCCCAAACGCAGCAAATATAGTCTGGATTATTATTTAAGGCTTGCAAAAGATCTGGAGAATGCGGGAAGCCATATACTTGGTGTCAAAGACATGTCTGGTCTGCTCAAGCCTTATGCAGCCAAATTGTTGATAGAGGCCTTAAAGGATACTGTAAAAATTCCTATCCATTTACACACACACGACACATCGTCTTTGCAGTCAGCAACTTACTTAATGGCAATTGAAGCAGGAGTTGATGTGGTCGATTGTGCTTTAGGAGCCTTATCGGGCACTACTTCCCAACCCAACTTCAACGCAATCGTAGAGATGATGCGTTTTCACGAACGGGAAAATCCATACGATCAGAAATCGTTAAATGCGTATTCCAATTATTGGGAGGCCGTAAGGGAGTATTATTATCCTTTCGAATCTGGTTTAAAAGCAAGCTCTGCAGAAGTTTTTGAACATGAAATCCCTGGAGGCCAATATTCCAATCTAAAGCCGCAGGCAATAGCGCTTGGTTTAGGAGATCAGTTTGAATTGATTAAACAAAGGTATGCAGATGTAAACCGGCTTTTCGGAGATATTGTAAAAGTTACTCCAAGCTCTAAAGTTGTAGGCGATCTTGCGCAATTTATGGTGGCAAACCAAATCACACCTGAGGATATTTTCACAAGGGGAGAACAGCTTTCCTTTCCTGAATCTGTAGTTTCCTTTTTTCTGGGGGAAATCGGTCAGCCTGAAGGAGGGTTCCCGAAAGAATTACAACGAATTTTATTGAAAGGTAAAACTCCGTTTACCGACAGGCCAAATAAACATTTACAGCCATTAGACCTTAACCAGGATTTTGAGGACTTTAAAAAAGAGTTTGGCGACGATCTGAGTTATACCATGTATCTCGCCTACAAATTCTATCCTAAAGTTACGGCCGATGCCATCAAGACCTTTAGGCTGTATGGCGACGTATCTGTGATACCAACCCGTTATTTTTTTTATGGAATGAAGCCAGGTGAAGAAACGACCATAGAAATTGCAAAGGGAAAAACATTGCTGGTTCGTTTACTTTCTATAGGCCCGGCTGATGACAATGGCATGCGGACGGTATTCTTTAAACTAAATGGGCAAACCCGGAATATTGAAATCCAGGATAAATCGATAAAAGTAGTGAAACCAGAAAACCGCAAAATAGAAAAAGACAACAATAGTCATGTTGGCTCTCCGCTACAGGGCTTGTTGTCTAAAGTATTTGTCAAAGCAGGGGATCAGGTGAAAAAGAATCAACCCTTGTTTATGATAGAAGCAATGAAAATGGAATCAAATATCTCCGCCATAACTGACGGGGTTGTTAAATCCATTACACTCAATGCAGGAACTATGGTGAATACTGACGATTTGGTTCTGGAATTAGCTGAATAAACAGGAGCTTTGGAAATGGCTGTTAAGGAATCTGCTTTTTCAGCCATTTCACAAGCTCCACAGCCCCATTATAATTTTCATATTCCGCCGGAATCCTTGTGCCATCAATATACTCGTTATACAACCACGGATCTCCAACGGCAAACACGGTACCTTTACCGTACCGGCAGATGGCCATGATGGTATCTTCCCCTTCTTTGATCAGGGGTATAGCCGGTTTTTCGGCATGGATTACAGCTAATTCTTTCAGGTAAAATTTCCTGGAGCCAGGAAACACTTCATTTCCGGAAGGGACATTTACGGTTCCCATTTCAATTTTTTTGTCTCTCACCATATTCCTGCTCTTATTGGTAAAAGTAATTCCGAATCTCTTCGACAAATCATTCAGCTGTACCAGGTTGTTGTTGCTGCTATCGTTGGCAAAAATGGCCAAAACCCCGCCTTTTTTCACCCAATTTACTATAGCATTAACATCATTTGCCGATATAAGATTTGGAACCGGACTTTCCTTTTGGTTATCGGGGTCAACAATGATGTAGATCGAAGCCTCCTTAAGGTTTTGAGTGCTGGGAGCCATATCCAGACTTTTTATTGACAGCCCCTCTCTGGTAAAAATATCTCCCAACATGGAAAAGCCATTTAATGTTTTGTCTTCCCAGGTGTAATGAAACCTGATTTCTTTACCAGATTTGTCTTTCTTTAGCTCATGATTAAAATAATTATCGAGCAACACTGTTTTTTGCTGGGCAATAGCACTAGAAATAGTAGTTAAGCAGCAAAAGACAATTGCGAGTATATTCTTCCTGGATACGTATTTTAGTAACATAATTAAATCTATAAAAATAAAACCAATATGGATGCGTCAAAAATGGCAATTGCTAAAATAATTTACTAATTAGCTAAACGATAACGATTGCGTAAATATTTTCGGATGAACCATACTTTTACTTACAATTATTATGTAGAATTGCTAACGTTGAGGACCTTTATTACCACAGAGGCATACTCAGAATTCAAGTGTCCGATAAATTGGGTCAAGAATTTGGATGTGGTAATTACAGGGAATTATATATATTGAGTCCTAAAATGACGATTAAAGATATAACGAGCAGAAACAGATTTTTTCTATCAGATGCAAATTTAACTAAACCAAATATAATGAAAGAGACTAAAAGAGGAAATTACAGATGGACCATCTGTGCCATGTTATTTTTTGCTACCACAATTAATTATATGGACAGGCAGGTCCTTTCGTTAACCTGGAAAGATTTTATAGCTCCGGAGTTTCATTGGACAAACAATGATTACGGTAACATTACTGCTCTTTTTTCCATTTTTTATGCGGTTTCTATGCTGTTTGCCGGTAGGTTTGTAGACTGGTTAGATACAAAAAAGGGTTTTTTATGGGCTATTGGTATATGGTCGATAGGTGCCTGTTTACACGCATTTTGTGGAATAGCAACCTCTGGTATAATTACAGGCAACTGGCTCGTTGGTTTTGAAGGTGCAAAAGAATCACTGGCCCTTGTAAACGATACAGCAATGATCATTACTGTAAGCGTTACTTTGTTTATTTTTGCACGTTTTATATTGGCAGTTGGTGAAGCAGGAAACTTTCCTGCAGCTATTAAAGCAACAGCAGAGTATTTCCCAAAAAAAGACAGGGCCTTTTCAACCAGTATCTTTAATGCTGGAGCAACAGTAGGCGCTCTTGCTGCTCCTATAACCATTCCTTTTATAGCGGCAAAATGGGGCTGGGAGATGTCTTTTATAATTATCGGTGCACTCGGCTTTGTATGGATGGGCTTTTGGGTGTTTATCTATCACAAGCCAGAGGTACACCCAAAAGTAAACGCTGCGGAACTGGAGTATATTCAGCAAGATCTGATAGCAGACAGAAAGTTGGTAGATTATGTTGAAGAGACTCCCACCAAAGCTTCTTTTGTAGATTGCTTGAAATATAATCAGACATGGGCATTTGCTTTTGGCAAGTTCATGACAGATGGCGTCTGGTGGTTTTTCCTTTTCTGGACACCAGCTTATTTAAGTGCTGTTTATGGAATGGATTCTACAAAAAGTGCCTTGCCATTATTTGTGCTTTATATGATAACTTTGCTTTCAATTATTGGCGGGTGGCTACCTACTTATTTTGTTGAAAAAAAAGGAATGAATCCCTATGAAGGTAGAATGAGGGCTATGCTGATTTTTGCTTTCTTCCCTTTGCTCGCGCTGCTGGCACAACCACTGGGACAGGTTACTTACTGGATTCCTGTAATTATCATTGGCATTGCCGGAGCAGCTCACCAGGCTTGGTCTGCCAATATATTTACTACAGTAGGAGATATGTTCCCTAAAAAAGCCATTGCAACGGTTACGGGCATTGGTGGTATGGCTGGAGGCATCGGTGCATTTTTAATCAATAAAGGGTCTGGGGTATTGTTTGACTACGCAGGCCAGACTCAAATGGTGTTTATGGGGTTCAAAGGTGAAGAAGCAGGATACTTTATCATATTCTCATTGTGTTCTGTTTGTTATTTAATAGGCTGGACAGTGATGAAAACATTGGTGCCTAAATACAAACCTATTTCAGATTTATAACCTATAACCAAAAATTAATATTTAACTAATGTTTCCAAAAAATCAGCTCGATTCAATCTTTGTAGAAGAAGATCAGATCCCTGAAGAATTTAAACTATCAGAAGAAGTACACCAGCGCGAGTACCTAAGTAATGGTGAAATGCATACCTGGAGTGGTGAAGTACATGAGGTACTGTCTCCAGTTTGTATCAGAACCGAAACCGGCCTGCAGAGAAAATTAATAGGTACCTATCCTTTATGCAGTGAAAAAGAGGCAGATGCGGCATTGCAAGCTGCTGTTAAAGCTTACGACAATGGACGCGGCGAATGGCCTACAATGAGCGTTGCAGACCGCATTTACTGTGTAGAGCAGTTTACACATAGAATTATTGAAAAGAAGGCTGTAGTTGTGAAACTGCTGATGTGGGAAATAGGCAAATCCTATGCGGATTCATTGAAAGAGTTTGACCGTACTGTGGAATATATTTATGCGACTATTGATGCATTAAAGGATCTGGACAGACAGTCTTCCAAGTTCAGTATTGAACAAGGTATTGTAGCGCAGATCAGGCGCTCGCCCTTAGGTGTGGTCTTGTGTATGGGGCCATTCAACTACCCATTGAATGAAACCTTTACCACTTTAATTCCGGCACTGATTATGGGAAACACCTTGTTGTTTAAACCACCTAAACATGGCACTTTGCTTCACTACCCTTTACTGGAAGCCTTTAGGGATTGTTTTCCAAAAGGTGTGGTAAATACCATTTATGGGCGGGGCAATAAAATTATACCTGACCTAATGAAATCTGGTCAGGTTAATGTATTGACATTGATCGGTTCCAGCAAAGTTGCAAATGAACTTAAAAAGCTTCATCCGAAAGTAAACAGGTTACGGGCTATTCTGGGTTTGGATGCCAAAAATGCAGCAATAATCACTTCAAAAGCTGATGTAAAACTAGCGGTACAGGAAACAGTGCTCGGCGCTTTGTCTTTCAACGGACAGAGGTGTACGGCGCTAAAGATCATTTTTATTCATAGCAGCCTGGCAGAAGGGTTCTTAGAAGAACTATCAGCGGAAGTCGCTAAACTTAAAATTGGCATGCCGTGGGAGCAAGGCGTGGCTTTAACGCCATTACCAGAACCACATAAACCGGCCTACCTTAAAGAATGTATAGCTGATGCTTTGGCTAACGGCGCCAGGGTGGTGAATGCGCATGGTGGAGAAAGTTGTGAATCATTTGTTTACCCGGCAGTAGTTTATCCAGTAGACAAAAACATGAAGCTCTATACCGAGGAGCAATTTGGACCAGTGATCCCCGTTGTTCCTTTTAATGACCTTGAAGAACCAATACAGTACCTGATAGACTCTACTCACGGGCAACAGGTAAGCATTTTTAGCAATGATGACGAAGAAGTTGCTGCCCTTATTGACCCACTGGTTAACCAGGTAAGCAGGGTTAATATAAATTGCCAGTGTCAGCGTGGGCCTGATGTTTTCCCCTTTACAGGAAGAAAAGACAGTGCTGAGGGTACACTTTCAGTAGTTGACGCCCTTAGGTCTTTTTCTATCCGGTCTCTGGTTGCAACAAAACTGAATGACAGCAACAAACACTTAATTAATGAAATAGTAGACAGTAACAGTTCAAATTTCCTAAGTACGAAGTACCTTTTCTAAACAACTGTTCGAATTTAAGGCGCTATTAAACAACTTAAACTGTTTAATAGCGTTTTTTATTCCTCACCTTCCTCCAGATAGTCTTCCTCATTTCTGACAGGCGATTGTTCAGCTTTGATAAATGCGTAAACAATGGAGATCAGAAAAACCCCATTGATAAAGATGTGAGGAAGACTGCTAAAACCTGAGCTGGTTTCCAGCAACTTATCTAGCAATACGCCTACAGATAGTATGATTAAGACAGCAAACACTAAAGCCGCTGCTTTTTTATGGGGCGCATACTTTATCAGCATATGAATCACATAGATGGTGAGCATCATACCGAAAATGAACATGATGTACCAGAATACATCACTGGCAGTAAGTTCGGTCCACAGGCTTTGTTTGGTATATTGAAACCTGTTAAACTGGGATGTGGCAAATTTGGCCAGAATCAGATAGCTTAATGCCCAAAAGACATAAAAACCAGTAACAATACCTAACCAATGAAGAAGAAGCTTAAATTTAGATGTGTACATATGTCTGTAAATTAAACATTTGTACTCAAATTTAACTACAAATATTAAATATTCAAAGCCTTTTTAGTTAGAATTAATACCTGCAGGATATTTTAGAAAAATAGTGTTGCCAAATAAAACTTCATAAGATTTTGTCAGCAGATTTTCTTAACATTGCTATCACCTAATCTGACCAAATGGAAAATAAGCTTATACATCACTTACTATGGGAACGCTTGCGTGGAGGTGATCATGATGCTTTTTTTGATCTGTACCGGGAACTCTACTACGACCTTGTAAATTTCGGTATAAGGGTTTGTGGTGACGCTGAAACATCGGGAGAGGCTACTGATCAGGTATTCATTACAATTTGGGATAAGCATGCCCAGCTAAACCGGGTAGACCATGTTGGTGCATATCTGCGTACTTTTTTGAAACGTAAGATCTTACGCCTGCTGGAACGTAAGAAAAAGATAGATGATGCCCTGGCGAATGCTGGGGCTGAAGGTGAGTGGATGGAAATGTCTTATGAAGAGTTTATCGTCAAAGTACAGACAGATGAGTTGGTCAGGTTTAAACTTAAAAGTGCCTTACAAAAACTAACTTACAGACAGAAACAATTAATTCATCTGAAGTTTTTTGATGGTTTGAGTTATGAACAGATCGCAAATCAAACCCAGCAAAGTGTTAAAACTGCCTACAATACGGTCTATGATGCTTTAAAAATCCTAAGAAAGGAGCTTAAAGCATAAGTCTATTTTATAGGCTCCACGTCATTTAATTGGCCGTTTAAAGACAGGTCAAAAAAAAATATAAAATTTCTTTAGGAAAAAGATCATTTTTTTGGCACTGATATTATAAAAGCCAAATATTATGATAGATCGTAGTCTTTTCAATATTGAAGACTTCCTTGTTGACAATACATTTCAGTTATATTGTGCCGGTAAAGACAAACTTTGCATTGCCTATTGGGAAGATTACATTAAAGCTCATCCGGAACAGGAGGCCACTATTAACGAGGCTAAACGCTTATATATCATTTTAAGTGGTCAAAAGAAACCTTTAAATCGGCAACTGGGCTTACTAAAAAACAATATTAAAGCCGAAAACGAGGAAAGTACAGTTCCGCTAAGAAGAACATATACCTGGTTAAAGATTGCTGCTGTCTTGTTGTTGATTTCTGGTCTGGTGCTGGTATTTCGGGCAAACGTGGTTAAGGAAAAATCTATACCCAATCTGGTAACCAATTACCATACTAATGGTGCAGAACGCAAAAAAATAACCCTGCCAGATGGGACCATCATCGTGTTAAATGCCAAAAGCTCGATCAGATTAAATAAGAAATTCAATATTGATAACCGTGAGGTCACGCTTGTGGGGGAAGCCTATTTTGATGTTGCCCATGATAAGAATAAACCTTTCAAGGTGCTTACGTCAGACTTCAATATCAACGTATTGGGTACTATATTTAACGTAAAAGCTTATCCCGACGAACCCACATCGGAAGCGGTTTTAATTAAGGGGGTTATTGTAATGGAAGGGGCAGGCAGCAATGGAAATTCAATCACCTTAAAGCCAAGTCAAAAAGTTACATTCTATAAAAACCTGCCAGAAACACCTGCAATCAAGCCAATGAAGGCCCAGGTAAAACATCCCGAAATCACGATAAACAGCTACACGAAAAAAAGCGACAGTACGGTTGTGGAAATGGCCTGGACACAAAACCGCCTCGAGATTCA
This window encodes:
- a CDS encoding FecR family protein — its product is MIDRSLFNIEDFLVDNTFQLYCAGKDKLCIAYWEDYIKAHPEQEATINEAKRLYIILSGQKKPLNRQLGLLKNNIKAENEESTVPLRRTYTWLKIAAVLLLISGLVLVFRANVVKEKSIPNLVTNYHTNGAERKKITLPDGTIIVLNAKSSIRLNKKFNIDNREVTLVGEAYFDVAHDKNKPFKVLTSDFNINVLGTIFNVKAYPDEPTSEAVLIKGVIVMEGAGSNGNSITLKPSQKVTFYKNLPETPAIKPMKAQVKHPEITINSYTKKSDSTVVEMAWTQNRLEIQDQSFMELKKTLERWYNVEITFKNKEIEKYQFTATFQDESLTEVLYALQCAEFFKYEIKGNQVIISK
- a CDS encoding NADP-dependent glyceraldehyde-3-phosphate dehydrogenase — encoded protein: MFPKNQLDSIFVEEDQIPEEFKLSEEVHQREYLSNGEMHTWSGEVHEVLSPVCIRTETGLQRKLIGTYPLCSEKEADAALQAAVKAYDNGRGEWPTMSVADRIYCVEQFTHRIIEKKAVVVKLLMWEIGKSYADSLKEFDRTVEYIYATIDALKDLDRQSSKFSIEQGIVAQIRRSPLGVVLCMGPFNYPLNETFTTLIPALIMGNTLLFKPPKHGTLLHYPLLEAFRDCFPKGVVNTIYGRGNKIIPDLMKSGQVNVLTLIGSSKVANELKKLHPKVNRLRAILGLDAKNAAIITSKADVKLAVQETVLGALSFNGQRCTALKIIFIHSSLAEGFLEELSAEVAKLKIGMPWEQGVALTPLPEPHKPAYLKECIADALANGARVVNAHGGESCESFVYPAVVYPVDKNMKLYTEEQFGPVIPVVPFNDLEEPIQYLIDSTHGQQVSIFSNDDEEVAALIDPLVNQVSRVNINCQCQRGPDVFPFTGRKDSAEGTLSVVDALRSFSIRSLVATKLNDSNKHLINEIVDSNSSNFLSTKYLF
- a CDS encoding RNA polymerase sigma factor, translated to MENKLIHHLLWERLRGGDHDAFFDLYRELYYDLVNFGIRVCGDAETSGEATDQVFITIWDKHAQLNRVDHVGAYLRTFLKRKILRLLERKKKIDDALANAGAEGEWMEMSYEEFIVKVQTDELVRFKLKSALQKLTYRQKQLIHLKFFDGLSYEQIANQTQQSVKTAYNTVYDALKILRKELKA